A region from the Benincasa hispida cultivar B227 chromosome 10, ASM972705v1, whole genome shotgun sequence genome encodes:
- the LOC120088474 gene encoding U-box domain-containing protein 27-like: MVRPHDLFINVPTHFLCPISLDLMQSPVTLTTGITYDRSSIQHWLDSGHNTCPATMQVLHNYDLVPNSSLKRLIQIWSDSLLDLSQSDHILTLVDDLHTNRNGSVSLSVSASLSKLLCFGARLEQNVKFLGRIHGFVPVLLDVLRCRDVDCSELVVRVLDLVRCEIVDREEFMNMMLKSDRDCLRSLVLVLQRGSSESRIGTARLLECVAINAESKNLIAENEGILHELIGVIGIDEDPKVIESVLSCLIAISMPKRVKIKLVRLGVIKALTRLLKHRNVSVEITEKVLRLLAAAAAVEEGRSEMLENGGECVGRMVRKVMKVSSAATEHAVTALWCICYLFREEKAAEAVAEAKGVENILLLMQSHCPATVRQMAKDLLEILKVNSISYCLSIYDTANFYIMPI; the protein is encoded by the coding sequence ATGGTCAGGCCGCACGATCTCTTCATCAATGTTCCCACTCACTTCCTTTGCCCAATTTCTCTCGACCTCATGCAATCTCCCGTCACTTTAACCACCGGCATCACCTACGACCGCTCCAGCATCCAGCACTGGCTCGACTCCGGCCATAATACTTGCCCTGCCACCATGCAGGTCCTCCACAACTACGACCTCGTTCCCAATTCTAGTCTCAAGCGACTCATTCAGATTTGGTCCGATTCTCTTCTCGACCTCTCCCAATCGGATCATATTCTAACCCTCGTCGACGATTTGCACACAAACCGAAATGGCTCTGTTTCTCTTTCTGTATCTGCTTCTCTCTCGAAGCTACTCTGTTTCGGTGCACGATTGGAGCAGAACGTCAAGTTTCTCGGGAGGATTCACGGCTTTGTACCGGTGCTTCTCGATGTTCTTCGTTGTAGAGATGTTGATTGTTCGGAACTGGTGGTTAGGGTTTTGGATTTAGTGAGATGCGAAATTGTGGATCGGGAGGAGTTTATGAACATGATGTTGAAAAGCGATCGCGATTGTTTGAGATCTCTGGTTCTCGTTCTACAGCGAGGAAGTTCGGAATCGCGAATTGGAACGGCGAGGCTTCTCGAGTGCGTCGCCATTAACGCCGAGTCAAAGAACCTAATCGCGGAAAACGAAGGGATTCTACACGAATTGATAGGAGTAATCGGAATAGACGAAGATCCAAAAGTAATCGAATCGGTACTCTCATGCTTAATCGCAATATCAATGCCGAAACGAGTAAAAATCAAGTTGGTTCGACTAGGGGTAATAAAAGCCCTAACCAGACTGCTGAAGCACCGGAACGTGAGCGTGGAAATAACGGAGAAGGTTCTGAGACTGttggcggcggcggcggcggtggAGGAAGGGCGGTCGGAGATGTTGGAGAACGGAGGAGAATGCGTGGGGAGGATGGTGAGGAAAGTGATGAAGGTGTCGAGTGCGGCGACGGAGCACGCGGTGACCGCGCTGTGGTGCATATGCTATTTGTTCCGGGAAGAGAAGGCGGCGGAGGCGGTGGCGGAGGCGAAAGGGGTTGAGAATATACTGTTGCTGATGCAAAGCCACTGCCCGGCGACGGTCAGGCAAATGGCGAAAGATCTTCTAGAGATTTTGAAGGTTAATTCCATCTCCTATTGCTTATCAATTTATGATACTGCCAATTTTTACATTATGCCCATTTGA